A window of Calditrichota bacterium contains these coding sequences:
- a CDS encoding isochorismatase family protein, which translates to MELKGEYYRHYPVDFSQGKLGARGFLGWGETVPIVVPVAETALVAMHIWNVGFDPELPFAPQGPAGPVMEMLEWAARSVPITREVIPPLLAAARAAGVRVIHVASDESYARRYPGYHRTVALAGPEPTGLPTARGPQEEPYPDSDKSRLLFGPRFPEAAKWYGERLDFPEVAKPHDDEYVALTTHQLNAVLRELGIWQLIYVGFAIDWCLWFSPGGMVDMSRLGYRCSCIKEAVTAVENKESVQDELHKQEALWRTSLMFGYVHSAADFIAACNRVAPREAGKEG; encoded by the coding sequence TTGGAGTTGAAGGGGGAGTACTACCGCCACTACCCGGTTGACTTTTCGCAGGGAAAGCTCGGTGCGCGGGGGTTCCTTGGTTGGGGCGAAACTGTCCCAATCGTTGTGCCCGTGGCCGAGACTGCGCTGGTCGCCATGCACATCTGGAACGTGGGTTTTGACCCAGAGCTCCCCTTCGCGCCGCAGGGCCCAGCTGGGCCAGTCATGGAAATGCTCGAGTGGGCCGCCCGTTCCGTTCCCATCACCCGCGAGGTGATTCCGCCCCTGCTCGCGGCTGCGCGCGCAGCAGGCGTGCGCGTAATCCACGTAGCCTCGGACGAAAGCTACGCACGCAGGTATCCAGGCTACCACCGGACAGTGGCGCTGGCCGGCCCGGAGCCAACGGGCTTACCTACCGCCAGAGGGCCGCAGGAAGAACCGTACCCGGATTCGGACAAGAGCAGGCTCCTGTTCGGCCCGCGTTTCCCAGAGGCGGCGAAGTGGTATGGTGAACGCCTGGACTTCCCGGAGGTGGCGAAACCTCATGATGATGAGTATGTCGCATTGACTACGCACCAACTGAACGCGGTTCTGCGCGAGCTTGGCATATGGCAGCTCATCTACGTGGGCTTTGCCATAGACTGGTGCCTGTGGTTTTCGCCAGGCGGGATGGTGGATATGTCACGCCTGGGCTACCGCTGTTCTTGCATCAAGGAGGCAGTAACGGCGGTGGAGAACAAAGAGAGCGTGCAGGATGAACTGCACAAGCAGGAGGCTCTGTGGCGCACGAGCCTCATGTTCGGCTACGTGCACAGCGCTGCCGATTTCATCGCTGCGTGCAATCGAGTTGCGCCGCGCGAGGCGGGCAAAGAGGGATAG